A window of the Spirochaetota bacterium genome harbors these coding sequences:
- a CDS encoding single-stranded DNA-binding protein yields MSNTNLVVVEGRITADPMMHKTKSGKSVCRFTVANNRYYFQGKNLIDEVSFFKVTAWGPLGERCAASLKKGNPVLVSGNLKQDSYQTKNGEKLKEVTITAANVKFIGVRKAVPTATVDHDGAK; encoded by the coding sequence ATGAGCAATACCAATCTGGTTGTGGTAGAAGGAAGAATAACAGCTGATCCAATGATGCATAAGACGAAGAGTGGAAAGTCCGTGTGCAGATTCACGGTCGCCAACAACCGCTACTACTTTCAGGGGAAGAACCTTATCGACGAGGTTAGCTTCTTCAAAGTGACGGCATGGGGTCCGCTTGGTGAGCGCTGTGCTGCGTCTCTCAAGAAAGGCAATCCTGTGCTTGTGTCGGGGAATCTCAAGCAGGACAGTTATCAGACCAAGAACGGAGAGAAGCTGAAGGAAGTTACGATAACTGCCGCGAACGTTAAGTTCATCGGCGTCAGGAAAGCTGTGCCGACTGCAACGGTTGATCATGATGGAGCAAAATAA